The following proteins are encoded in a genomic region of Oncorhynchus keta strain PuntledgeMale-10-30-2019 chromosome 35, Oket_V2, whole genome shotgun sequence:
- the LOC118378136 gene encoding mRNA decay activator protein ZFP36L1-like translates to MTTAVVSPFYDFSEVMNKNDKMLNYNNNLLSAPHHPISTNIPISITNPTGALLDRKAVGTPSLGCGLSVYKRRHSVTLPNHDPSSKFNQNQFLNSLKTIDHSCSITSGFIGSGSSSKENRMRDRSFSETGERLLHQCLGPASPTSLGAQSQQQSQVNSSRYKTELCRPFEENGACKYGDKCQFAHGFHELRSLSRHPKYKTELCRTFHTIGFCPYGPRCHFIHNAEERRGPPPSPSSCSSYSPLSSNKLERPRLQHSYSFAGFPSSGGLRGGNSPTSVTPPPMFSPDEMPEWPSSNIFTYSSQELANLFGPSLGSGGPVGTDPKAPAPPSQNNTPYFFRPMSESPTQMFASPSSPPQDSLSDQEGYQSSSGGSLSGSESPSLDANRRLPIFSRLSISDD, encoded by the exons ATGACCACCGCAGTGGTTTCGCCTTTCTACGACTTCAGCGAAGTAATGAACAAG AATGACAAGATGCTGAATTACAACAACAACTTACTGAGCGCCCCCCATCATCCGATATCCACCAACATCCCCATATCTATCACCAACCCCACTGGAGCCCTGCTGGACAGGAAGGCTGTGGGGACCCCCTCGCTGGGCTGCGGGCTGTCAGTCTACAAGAGACGCCACTCTGTCACCCTCCCCAACCATGACCCTAGCTCCAAGTTCAACCAGAACCAGTTCCTTAACAGCCTGAAGACCATAGACCACTCCTGCTCCATCACCTCGGGTTTTATTGGAAGTGGTAGCAGCAGCAAGGAGAATCGCATGAGGGACCGTTCTTTCTCCGAGACGGGTGAGCGGCTCCTACACCAGTGCCTGGGGCCTGCTAGTCCTACCAGCCTAGGAGCCCAGAGCCAGCAGCAGAGCCAGGTCAACTCCAGTCGCTACAAGACGGAGCTGTGCCGGCCGTTTGAGGAGAACGGAGCCTGTAAGTACGGCGACAAGTGTCAGTTCGCCCATGGCTTCCACGAGCTGCGTTCTCTCAGCCGCCACCCTAAATACAAAACCGAGCTGTGTCGTACATTCCACACCATCGGATTCTGCCCCTACGGTCCTCGCTGTCACTTTATCCACAATGCAGAGGAGCGCCGTGGACCCCCTCCGTCCCCCTCATCCTGctcctcctactctcctctctcctccaataAGTTGGAGCGTCCTCGTCTGCAGCACAGCTACAGCTTCGCAGGGTTCCCCAGCTCTGGGGGCCTGAGAGGAGGGAACAGCCCAACCTCCGTCACCCCTCCACCTATGTTCTCCCCGGACGAGATGCCTGAGTGGCCGAGCTCCAACATCTTCACGTACTCCAGTCAGGAGCTGGCCAATCTGTTCGGCCCCAGCCTTGGATCCGGAGGCCCCGTGGGAACTGATCCCAAAGCCCCTGCACCACCGTCCCAGAACAACACCCCCTACTTCTTCAGGCCCATGTCGGAGTCCCCCACCCAGATGTTTGCATCTCCGTCCAGCCCGCCCCAGGACTCTCTGTCGGACCAGGAGGGGTACCAGAGCAGCTCGGGGGGCAGTCTCAGTGGGTCAGAATCCCCCAGCCTGGATGCCAACAGACGCCTCCCAATCTTCAGCCGCCTCTCCATCTCTGACGACTAG